A single Tachypleus tridentatus isolate NWPU-2018 chromosome 9, ASM421037v1, whole genome shotgun sequence DNA region contains:
- the LOC143225695 gene encoding uncharacterized protein LOC143225695, producing the protein MKNQDVIGICLVLTISLKNVVFCLCPIRCHCNEEKLVVTCNGASLDVVPITLNPDLRELHLARNNIKGIMSAFGVYHGLEYLDMTGNQLVALGCNNFRLQEKLHVLLLGHNMISSLYNSTFNGLRELQILKLTGNFIRELPDSIFTELMSLEALDLSENSIDTISKNAFVGLWNLKTLLLKDNKLGHVPSSSFGTISHVLSIDLDLNNFPILPNESFVNLVNLEKLSLGSCGIRKIHKSAFKGLKNLLYLILQDNLLDSIPTEAFPYLRKLLELNLGQNYMKAIVSKSFNNLSNIQTIIINSAPFLERIEKEAFLPNIRLQNVIFNHNKKLSYIDRNAFSSLTFLRAVSLRGNNFQTLNEDILPWSDLDHFDLRDNPLICNCSLSWLLHHLQTRNYSESFDFDFTRIRCKNPPILRDLMLKGLSTDDLRCHEYQTQKILIWTFGAVGVLLVALLLTVLWFRHRIINDLKIKCSTVIPDSRHESRYRIDNQLRGGILQEREWVVKIGRDPYAGRLV; encoded by the coding sequence ATGAAGAACCAAGATGTTATTGGGATCTGTCTGGTCCTGACGATCAGCTTAAAGAACGTTGTTTTCTGCCTTTGTCCCATTCGATGCCATTGTAACGAAGAAAAGCTGGTGGTAACGTGTAATGGAGCTAGCTTAGACGTTGTTCCCATAACTCTCAACCCTGATCTACGAGAACTTCATCTCGCCAGAAACAACATTAAAGGAATAATGTCAGCATTTGGCGTCTATCATGGCTTGGAATATCTAGATATGACAGGTAACCAGTTGGTAGCTCTGGGTTGTAATAACTTCAGGCTTCAGGAAAAGCTTCATGTGCTACTACTTGGGCATAACATGATCTCTTCTCTGTATAATTCAACATTTAATGGGCTTAGAGAACTTCAAATTTTGAAGCTCACTGGAAATTTCATTCGTGAACTCCCTGACAGTATTTTCACTGAGCTGATGAGCTTGGAAGCCTTAGATTTGTCTGAAAACAGTATTGATACAATCTCAAAAAATGCTTTTGTTGGTTTATGGAACCTGAAAACTCTACTGCTCAAGGACAATAAACTTGGCCATGTCCCTTCGTCTTCATTTGGAACCATTTCTCATGTACTCAGTATAGACTTAGACTTGAATAATTTTCCGATTTTGCCCAATGAAAGCTTTGTTAATCTTGTAAACTTGGAAAAGTTAAGCTTAGGTAGCTGTGGAATACGTAAAATTCACAAAAGTGCTTTTAAAGGACTGAAGAACCTGTTATATCTTATTCTTCAAGATAACTTACTGGATTCTATTCCGACTGAGGCGTTTCCCTATCTCAGAAAACTGTTAGAGCTTAATTTGGGACAAAATTACATGAAAGCAATCGTTTCAAAAAGCTTCAACAACTTAAGCAATATTCAAACCATCATCATAAACAGCGCCCCCTTTCTTGAAAGAATTGAAAAAGAAGCTTTTTTACCTAATATTAGAttgcaaaatgttatttttaatcacaACAAAAAACTCAGTTATATTGACAGAAACGCGTTTTCTTCTTTAACTTTCCTACGTGCCGTAAGTCTCCGAGGAAATAACTTCCAAACATTGAACGAAGATATTCTGCCCTGGAGTGACTTAGATCACTTTGATCTTCGAGACAATCCTTTAATCTGTAATTGTAGTCTTTCGTGGCTGCTACACCACCTACAGACGCGCAACTATTCGGAATCCTTTGATTTTGATTTTACCCGTATTCGTTGTAAAAATCCACCTATACTTCGTGATCTCATGCTAAAAGGATTGTCGACGGATGACCTTCGTTGTCATGAGTACCAAACTCAAAAGATTCTTATCTGGACTTTTGGAGCAGTTGGTGTTCTACTGGTTGCTTTGCTTTTAACTGTGCTGTGGTTCCGACATAGAATTATTAACGATTTGAAAATCAAATGTAGTACTGTGATACCAGATTCTCGGCACGAAAGCAGATATCGAATAGATAATCAGTTACGAGGAGGAATATTGCAAGAACGAGAGTGGGTGGTGAAAATCGGGAGAGACCCTTACGCTGGTAGACTGGTGTAG